A portion of the Nomia melanderi isolate GNS246 chromosome 2, iyNomMela1, whole genome shotgun sequence genome contains these proteins:
- the RhoGAP93B gene encoding myTH4 and RhoGAP_KIAA1688 domain-containing protein RhoGAP93B isoform X1, which yields MASDGRMEWVEIIEPRTKEHMYANLTTGECVWDPPPGVPVKKTDNNQWWELFDQNTSRFYYYNATSLKTVWHRPSDCDIIPLAKLQTLKQNTEPASSSGVDTQKSTEPRKKESVSTQTQTPSVSRSTRFSHQESSNLSSSLQSGSVNKTRISGVGVDLQTSPPSPSPSTRRHHHHHHHHHNNRHHRHHEVPTARRQHNHSQDSGRSSDSSVSHSRTSLESTGYRLLDSPHRHHHRSATQTPANQAQSSPRQHSGTLEARGHKSGTLESVKNQKSVPLGEPPPLGLSLSTSTPLFKKKTFVDSQREVRAGNLELEKNKNGRESSRGSYGPEPSTSPYRDSLMESRIFRQEMPPYRPPEVQLSHSYKSQGEKYGSLVESSNRYHRDREREIHHRERVNSLDKTNTSAFYPSSMHSRNMNKQDNTGSIGRRHHGGSVSLSEANKDAYNVMMADWNEPSGVQKSLVRGTGGLLSGASKQRSVEVAERERERERDREKQYRRNTACNNSMDCVPQPLARSYSFVQQQKQQQKIQQMHQQQSRRRDRDDDSMHERYLISQSHEQPRQRLSSNTSSSNSSNSSSNSAVGEETEGLTEGDDSKKKRSNGNPSPPPSPFYGNPLSDADYLLPLQHYILQQAKLSGCYKFGDPLLVEEGDDSLDEEGGRGEDIGGRAEDDSDDQFADDEAASNQGDSSSQEYLEDHYADLGNYDTAGLATYYNTADTLTRPQVRPPSPPNTISQTEIRDSVTTTRQVTVPTCTISSLPTIGTSVDNVDSEEARRNDSAGGGDIEKYAQDNLNLNCGRPKGLRLLFRKKFSVRDILSWSKDPIPQPMLVVVDGEKLLKREACNLFRLVQVYMGDRKANVGMTLDSVAMDIVNTAFSKPPLRDELYVQICRQTTENPRKESLRRGWELMAVCLAFVPPSATFEPYLEGYMNRHRDPNFQFPEVAKWPIHVQVSHYATVACRRLQRIGAHGKRQPRKATIEDIDQARIQIFRASMFGATLSEVMALQRDRYPNRELPWIQTTLTRQVLARGGILTEGIFRVSADADEVSALKACLDRFEDGTILAAPQDAHAPASLLKLWVRELYEPLIPDSFYAECVSMRHDDAEVSAANVAALVDRLPDLNRRVLCHLIRFLQIFARPEVVARTKMDANNLAMVMAPNILRCTSQDPRVILENARKEMAFVRTLIESLETAWVDDLH from the exons ATGGCATCGGACGG TAGAATGGAATGGGTCGAAATCATAGAACCTCGTACAAAGGAGCATATGTATGCAAATCTTACGACTGGAGAATGTGTATGGGATCCTCCACCTGGTGTGCCAGT GAAGAAAACTGATAACAACCAATGGTGGGAACTATTTGATCAAAATACTTCACGGTTTTACTATTATAATGCAACCTCCCTAAAAACTGTCTGGCACCGTCCAAGTGATTGTGACATCATACCATTAGCAAAGCTTCAG ACGTTAAAGCAGAATACAGAGCCAGCAAGCAGCAGTGGAGTTGATACTCAGAAATCAACCGAGCCAAGAAAGAAAGAATCTGTATCCACCCAGACACAAACTCCTTCTGTTAGTCGATCTACAAGGTTCAGTCATCAAGAAAGTTCCAATTTGTCTTCTTCGTTG CAAAGTGGTAGTGTAAATAAAACACGAATATCTGGTGTTGGTGTGGACCTCCAGACGTCTCCTCCTTCTCCATCGCCATCCACAAGAcgtcaccatcatcatcaccatcatcaccacAACAACAGGCATCATAGGCATCATGAAGTCCCGACAGCTCGTCGCCAGCATAATCATTCGCAAGATTCTGGACGCTCTAGCGACAGTTCGGTATCCCACAGTCGAACGTCTTTGGAATCGACCGGCTACCGACTGCTGGACTCTCCGCACCGGCATCATCATCGTTCTGCCACCCAAACGCCAGCGAATCAAGCACAATCATCTCCCAGACAGCACAGCGGTACATTGGAAGCCAGGGGCCATAAGAGCGGAACATTGGAAAGTGTGAAGAATCAGAAGTCTGTGCCGCTGGGTGAACCACCGCCATTAGGTTTATCGCTTTCAACTAGCACCCCTCTCTTCAAGAAGAAGACATTTGTTGACTCGCAACGCGAGGTTAGGGCAGGGAATTTAGAAttggaaaagaataaaaatg GTAGGGAAAGTAGTAGAGGCTCATACGGTCCTGAACCGAGCACTTCGCCATATCGTGATTCGTTGATGGAGTCTAGAATATTCAGGCAAGAGATGCCACCGTACCGTCCGCCAGAAGTTCAATTGAGTCATAGTTATAAATCACAGGGCGAGAAGTATGGCTCCCTGGTGGAAAGTAGTAACCGTTATCATAGAGATAGGGAAAGAGAGATTCATCATAGGGAAAGAGTAAATAGTTTGGACAAGACAAACACGTCAGCCTTTTATCCAAGTTCCATGCATTCGCGTAATATGAATAAGCAAGATAACACTGGTAGTATAGGAAGAAGGCATCACGGAGGTTCGGTGTCCCTTTCCGAAGCAAATAAAGATGCGTACAACGTCATGATGGCGGATTGGAATGAACCATCAGGGGTTCAGAAAAGCCTTGTCAGGGGCACCGGAGGACTCTTAAGTGGCGCGTCGAAGCAAAGGAGCGTCGAGGTtgcggagagggagagagagcgtgAACGCGACAGAGAGAAACAGTATAGAAGGAACACAGCGTGCAATAACTCGATGGATT GTGTGCCGCAGCCATTAGCTCGAAGCTACAGTTTTGTACAGCAACAGAAGCAGCAGCAAAAGATACAGCAGATGCACCAGCAGCAATCGAGGAGAAGGGACAGGGATGACGATTCGATGCATGAACGTTACTTAATAAGTCAGAGCCACGAGCAACCTAGGCAGAGGCTCAGCAGCAACACTAGCAGTAGCAATAGCAGTAATAGTAGCAGTAATAGTGCCGTAGGTGAGGAGACGGAGGGACTCACAGAAGGGGACGACAGTAAGAAGAAGAGAAGCAACGGGAACCCGAGTCCGCCTCCGTCTCCATTCTACGGGAATCCGTTGTCCGACGCCGATTACTTGTTGCCGCTTCAACATTATATTCTGCAACAGGCGAAACTCTCAG GTTGTTATAAGTTCGGAGATCCTTTGTTGGTAGAAGAAGGTGACGATTCCTTGGACGAGGAGGGCGGAAGAGGCGAGGATATCGGCGGGAGAGCCGAAGACGATTCTGATGATCAGTTCGCAGATGACGAGGCAGCCAGCAACCAGGGTGATTCTTCTAGCCAAGAGTACCTTGAAGATCATTACGCAG ATTTAGGTAATTACGACACCGCAGGCTTAGCGACTTACTACAACACTGCGGACACGCTGACGAGGCCACAAGTGCGACCACCGTCACCACCGAATACCATATCGCAAACAGAGATCCGTGACAGCGTGACGACTACGAGACAAGTTACCGTACCAACGTGTACCATCAGTTCCCTACCCACGATTGGTACCAGCGTAGACAACGTCGACTCGGAAGAGGCAAGACGAAACGACAGTGCCGGCGGCGGCGATATCGAGAAATACGCACAAGACAATCTCAACTTGAACTGCGGGCGACCGAAGGGTTTGAGACTTCTCTTCCGGAAGAAGTTCAGCGTTCGAGACATTCTGAGCTGGTCGAAGGATCCTATACCGCAACCGATGCTCGTCGTCGTGGACGGGGAAAAGCTACTGAAACGGGAGGCTTGCAATTTATTCAGGCTGGTGCAAGTGTACATGGGTGACCGGAAGGCAAACGTAGGGATGACGTTGGACAGTGTGGCTATGGACATTGTAAATACCGCGTTCTCGAAGCCGCCGTTACGGGATGAACTGTACGTTCAGATCTGCAGGCAAACCACAGAGAATCCGCGGAAAGAGAGCCTCCGCCGTGGCTGGGAGCTGATGGCCGTTTGCCTGGCCTTCGTTCCACCTAGCGCAACGTTCGAGCCCTATCTTGAAGGCTACATGAACAGACACCGCGATCCGAATTTCCAGTTCCCGGAAGTGGCCAAGTGGCCGATCCACGTTCAGGTTAGTCACTACGCGACAGTCGCCTGTCGACGCCTTCAGCGAATCGGTGCGCACGGCAAGCGGCAACCACGAAAGGCTACCATAGAAGACATTGATCAAGCAAGG ATTCAAATCTTCCGAGCGTCTATGTTCGGGGCGACGCTCTCGGAAGTGATGGCGTTGCAAAGAGACAGATACCCGAACCGAGAGTTACCATGGATACAAACCACGCTAACACGGCAGGTATTGGCCCGCGGTGGTATATTGACCGAGGGTATTTTCAGGGTGTCCGCGGACGCGGATGAGGTTAGCGCTTTGAAGGCTTGCCTGGACAGGTTCGAGGACGGCACGATTCTGGCTGCTCCCCAGGATGCTCACGCGCCCGCTTCTTTGTTGAAACTATGGGTACGCGAGCTGTACGAGCCGCTGATACCTGATTCCTTTTACGCGGAGTGCGTCTCGATGAGACACGACGACGCCGAGGTGTCCGCAGCGAACGTCGCTGCGCTCGTCGATCGATTGCCCGACCTGAATCGTCGGGTGCTGTGCCACTTGATACGGTTTCTACAG ATATTCGCGAGACCCGAGGTGGTTGCCCGCACCAAAATGGACGCGAACAATCTGGCGATGGTGATGGCGCCGAACATACTGCGGTGCACCTCGCAAGATCCGCGCGTGATCTTGGAGAACGCGCGAAAAGAAATGGCTTTTGTTCGTACTCTTATCGAGTCATTAGAAACCGCTTGGGTCGATGATCTTCACTGA
- the RhoGAP93B gene encoding myTH4 and RhoGAP_KIAA1688 domain-containing protein RhoGAP93B isoform X6, translating to MASDGKKTDNNQWWELFDQNTSRFYYYNATSLKTVWHRPSDCDIIPLAKLQTLKQNTEPASSSGVDTQKSTEPRKKESVSTQTQTPSVSRSTRFSHQESSNLSSSLQSGSVNKTRISGVGVDLQTSPPSPSPSTRRHHHHHHHHHNNRHHRHHEVPTARRQHNHSQDSGRSSDSSVSHSRTSLESTGYRLLDSPHRHHHRSATQTPANQAQSSPRQHSGTLEARGHKSGTLESVKNQKSVPLGEPPPLGLSLSTSTPLFKKKTFVDSQREVRAGNLELEKNKNGRESSRGSYGPEPSTSPYRDSLMESRIFRQEMPPYRPPEVQLSHSYKSQGEKYGSLVESSNRYHRDREREIHHRERVNSLDKTNTSAFYPSSMHSRNMNKQDNTGSIGRRHHGGSVSLSEANKDAYNVMMADWNEPSGVQKSLVRGTGGLLSGASKQRSVEVAERERERERDREKQYRRNTACNNSMDCVPQPLARSYSFVQQQKQQQKIQQMHQQQSRRRDRDDDSMHERYLISQSHEQPRQRLSSNTSSSNSSNSSSNSAVGEETEGLTEGDDSKKKRSNGNPSPPPSPFYGNPLSDADYLLPLQHYILQQAKLSGCYKFGDPLLVEEGDDSLDEEGGRGEDIGGRAEDDSDDQFADDEAASNQGDSSSQEYLEDHYADLGNYDTAGLATYYNTADTLTRPQVRPPSPPNTISQTEIRDSVTTTRQVTVPTCTISSLPTIGTSVDNVDSEEARRNDSAGGGDIEKYAQDNLNLNCGRPKGLRLLFRKKFSVRDILSWSKDPIPQPMLVVVDGEKLLKREACNLFRLVQVYMGDRKANVGMTLDSVAMDIVNTAFSKPPLRDELYVQICRQTTENPRKESLRRGWELMAVCLAFVPPSATFEPYLEGYMNRHRDPNFQFPEVAKWPIHVQVSHYATVACRRLQRIGAHGKRQPRKATIEDIDQARIQIFRASMFGATLSEVMALQRDRYPNRELPWIQTTLTRQVLARGGILTEGIFRVSADADEVSALKACLDRFEDGTILAAPQDAHAPASLLKLWVRELYEPLIPDSFYAECVSMRHDDAEVSAANVAALVDRLPDLNRRVLCHLIRFLQIFARPEVVARTKMDANNLAMVMAPNILRCTSQDPRVILENARKEMAFVRTLIESLETAWVDDLH from the exons ATGGCATCGGACGG GAAGAAAACTGATAACAACCAATGGTGGGAACTATTTGATCAAAATACTTCACGGTTTTACTATTATAATGCAACCTCCCTAAAAACTGTCTGGCACCGTCCAAGTGATTGTGACATCATACCATTAGCAAAGCTTCAG ACGTTAAAGCAGAATACAGAGCCAGCAAGCAGCAGTGGAGTTGATACTCAGAAATCAACCGAGCCAAGAAAGAAAGAATCTGTATCCACCCAGACACAAACTCCTTCTGTTAGTCGATCTACAAGGTTCAGTCATCAAGAAAGTTCCAATTTGTCTTCTTCGTTG CAAAGTGGTAGTGTAAATAAAACACGAATATCTGGTGTTGGTGTGGACCTCCAGACGTCTCCTCCTTCTCCATCGCCATCCACAAGAcgtcaccatcatcatcaccatcatcaccacAACAACAGGCATCATAGGCATCATGAAGTCCCGACAGCTCGTCGCCAGCATAATCATTCGCAAGATTCTGGACGCTCTAGCGACAGTTCGGTATCCCACAGTCGAACGTCTTTGGAATCGACCGGCTACCGACTGCTGGACTCTCCGCACCGGCATCATCATCGTTCTGCCACCCAAACGCCAGCGAATCAAGCACAATCATCTCCCAGACAGCACAGCGGTACATTGGAAGCCAGGGGCCATAAGAGCGGAACATTGGAAAGTGTGAAGAATCAGAAGTCTGTGCCGCTGGGTGAACCACCGCCATTAGGTTTATCGCTTTCAACTAGCACCCCTCTCTTCAAGAAGAAGACATTTGTTGACTCGCAACGCGAGGTTAGGGCAGGGAATTTAGAAttggaaaagaataaaaatg GTAGGGAAAGTAGTAGAGGCTCATACGGTCCTGAACCGAGCACTTCGCCATATCGTGATTCGTTGATGGAGTCTAGAATATTCAGGCAAGAGATGCCACCGTACCGTCCGCCAGAAGTTCAATTGAGTCATAGTTATAAATCACAGGGCGAGAAGTATGGCTCCCTGGTGGAAAGTAGTAACCGTTATCATAGAGATAGGGAAAGAGAGATTCATCATAGGGAAAGAGTAAATAGTTTGGACAAGACAAACACGTCAGCCTTTTATCCAAGTTCCATGCATTCGCGTAATATGAATAAGCAAGATAACACTGGTAGTATAGGAAGAAGGCATCACGGAGGTTCGGTGTCCCTTTCCGAAGCAAATAAAGATGCGTACAACGTCATGATGGCGGATTGGAATGAACCATCAGGGGTTCAGAAAAGCCTTGTCAGGGGCACCGGAGGACTCTTAAGTGGCGCGTCGAAGCAAAGGAGCGTCGAGGTtgcggagagggagagagagcgtgAACGCGACAGAGAGAAACAGTATAGAAGGAACACAGCGTGCAATAACTCGATGGATT GTGTGCCGCAGCCATTAGCTCGAAGCTACAGTTTTGTACAGCAACAGAAGCAGCAGCAAAAGATACAGCAGATGCACCAGCAGCAATCGAGGAGAAGGGACAGGGATGACGATTCGATGCATGAACGTTACTTAATAAGTCAGAGCCACGAGCAACCTAGGCAGAGGCTCAGCAGCAACACTAGCAGTAGCAATAGCAGTAATAGTAGCAGTAATAGTGCCGTAGGTGAGGAGACGGAGGGACTCACAGAAGGGGACGACAGTAAGAAGAAGAGAAGCAACGGGAACCCGAGTCCGCCTCCGTCTCCATTCTACGGGAATCCGTTGTCCGACGCCGATTACTTGTTGCCGCTTCAACATTATATTCTGCAACAGGCGAAACTCTCAG GTTGTTATAAGTTCGGAGATCCTTTGTTGGTAGAAGAAGGTGACGATTCCTTGGACGAGGAGGGCGGAAGAGGCGAGGATATCGGCGGGAGAGCCGAAGACGATTCTGATGATCAGTTCGCAGATGACGAGGCAGCCAGCAACCAGGGTGATTCTTCTAGCCAAGAGTACCTTGAAGATCATTACGCAG ATTTAGGTAATTACGACACCGCAGGCTTAGCGACTTACTACAACACTGCGGACACGCTGACGAGGCCACAAGTGCGACCACCGTCACCACCGAATACCATATCGCAAACAGAGATCCGTGACAGCGTGACGACTACGAGACAAGTTACCGTACCAACGTGTACCATCAGTTCCCTACCCACGATTGGTACCAGCGTAGACAACGTCGACTCGGAAGAGGCAAGACGAAACGACAGTGCCGGCGGCGGCGATATCGAGAAATACGCACAAGACAATCTCAACTTGAACTGCGGGCGACCGAAGGGTTTGAGACTTCTCTTCCGGAAGAAGTTCAGCGTTCGAGACATTCTGAGCTGGTCGAAGGATCCTATACCGCAACCGATGCTCGTCGTCGTGGACGGGGAAAAGCTACTGAAACGGGAGGCTTGCAATTTATTCAGGCTGGTGCAAGTGTACATGGGTGACCGGAAGGCAAACGTAGGGATGACGTTGGACAGTGTGGCTATGGACATTGTAAATACCGCGTTCTCGAAGCCGCCGTTACGGGATGAACTGTACGTTCAGATCTGCAGGCAAACCACAGAGAATCCGCGGAAAGAGAGCCTCCGCCGTGGCTGGGAGCTGATGGCCGTTTGCCTGGCCTTCGTTCCACCTAGCGCAACGTTCGAGCCCTATCTTGAAGGCTACATGAACAGACACCGCGATCCGAATTTCCAGTTCCCGGAAGTGGCCAAGTGGCCGATCCACGTTCAGGTTAGTCACTACGCGACAGTCGCCTGTCGACGCCTTCAGCGAATCGGTGCGCACGGCAAGCGGCAACCACGAAAGGCTACCATAGAAGACATTGATCAAGCAAGG ATTCAAATCTTCCGAGCGTCTATGTTCGGGGCGACGCTCTCGGAAGTGATGGCGTTGCAAAGAGACAGATACCCGAACCGAGAGTTACCATGGATACAAACCACGCTAACACGGCAGGTATTGGCCCGCGGTGGTATATTGACCGAGGGTATTTTCAGGGTGTCCGCGGACGCGGATGAGGTTAGCGCTTTGAAGGCTTGCCTGGACAGGTTCGAGGACGGCACGATTCTGGCTGCTCCCCAGGATGCTCACGCGCCCGCTTCTTTGTTGAAACTATGGGTACGCGAGCTGTACGAGCCGCTGATACCTGATTCCTTTTACGCGGAGTGCGTCTCGATGAGACACGACGACGCCGAGGTGTCCGCAGCGAACGTCGCTGCGCTCGTCGATCGATTGCCCGACCTGAATCGTCGGGTGCTGTGCCACTTGATACGGTTTCTACAG ATATTCGCGAGACCCGAGGTGGTTGCCCGCACCAAAATGGACGCGAACAATCTGGCGATGGTGATGGCGCCGAACATACTGCGGTGCACCTCGCAAGATCCGCGCGTGATCTTGGAGAACGCGCGAAAAGAAATGGCTTTTGTTCGTACTCTTATCGAGTCATTAGAAACCGCTTGGGTCGATGATCTTCACTGA
- the RhoGAP93B gene encoding myTH4 and RhoGAP_KIAA1688 domain-containing protein RhoGAP93B isoform X4 has product MEWVEIIEPRTKEHMYANLTTGECVWDPPPGVPVKKTDNNQWWELFDQNTSRFYYYNATSLKTVWHRPSDCDIIPLAKLQTLKQNTEPASSSGVDTQKSTEPRKKESVSTQTQTPSVSRSTRFSHQESSNLSSSLQSGSVNKTRISGVGVDLQTSPPSPSPSTRRHHHHHHHHHNNRHHRHHEVPTARRQHNHSQDSGRSSDSSVSHSRTSLESTGYRLLDSPHRHHHRSATQTPANQAQSSPRQHSGTLEARGHKSGTLESVKNQKSVPLGEPPPLGLSLSTSTPLFKKKTFVDSQREVRAGNLELEKNKNGRESSRGSYGPEPSTSPYRDSLMESRIFRQEMPPYRPPEVQLSHSYKSQGEKYGSLVESSNRYHRDREREIHHRERVNSLDKTNTSAFYPSSMHSRNMNKQDNTGSIGRRHHGGSVSLSEANKDAYNVMMADWNEPSGVQKSLVRGTGGLLSGASKQRSVEVAERERERERDREKQYRRNTACNNSMDCVPQPLARSYSFVQQQKQQQKIQQMHQQQSRRRDRDDDSMHERYLISQSHEQPRQRLSSNTSSSNSSNSSSNSAVGEETEGLTEGDDSKKKRSNGNPSPPPSPFYGNPLSDADYLLPLQHYILQQAKLSGCYKFGDPLLVEEGDDSLDEEGGRGEDIGGRAEDDSDDQFADDEAASNQGDSSSQEYLEDHYADLGNYDTAGLATYYNTADTLTRPQVRPPSPPNTISQTEIRDSVTTTRQVTVPTCTISSLPTIGTSVDNVDSEEARRNDSAGGGDIEKYAQDNLNLNCGRPKGLRLLFRKKFSVRDILSWSKDPIPQPMLVVVDGEKLLKREACNLFRLVQVYMGDRKANVGMTLDSVAMDIVNTAFSKPPLRDELYVQICRQTTENPRKESLRRGWELMAVCLAFVPPSATFEPYLEGYMNRHRDPNFQFPEVAKWPIHVQVSHYATVACRRLQRIGAHGKRQPRKATIEDIDQARIQIFRASMFGATLSEVMALQRDRYPNRELPWIQTTLTRQVLARGGILTEGIFRVSADADEVSALKACLDRFEDGTILAAPQDAHAPASLLKLWVRELYEPLIPDSFYAECVSMRHDDAEVSAANVAALVDRLPDLNRRVLCHLIRFLQIFARPEVVARTKMDANNLAMVMAPNILRCTSQDPRVILENARKEMAFVRTLIESLETAWVDDLH; this is encoded by the exons ATGGAATGGGTCGAAATCATAGAACCTCGTACAAAGGAGCATATGTATGCAAATCTTACGACTGGAGAATGTGTATGGGATCCTCCACCTGGTGTGCCAGT GAAGAAAACTGATAACAACCAATGGTGGGAACTATTTGATCAAAATACTTCACGGTTTTACTATTATAATGCAACCTCCCTAAAAACTGTCTGGCACCGTCCAAGTGATTGTGACATCATACCATTAGCAAAGCTTCAG ACGTTAAAGCAGAATACAGAGCCAGCAAGCAGCAGTGGAGTTGATACTCAGAAATCAACCGAGCCAAGAAAGAAAGAATCTGTATCCACCCAGACACAAACTCCTTCTGTTAGTCGATCTACAAGGTTCAGTCATCAAGAAAGTTCCAATTTGTCTTCTTCGTTG CAAAGTGGTAGTGTAAATAAAACACGAATATCTGGTGTTGGTGTGGACCTCCAGACGTCTCCTCCTTCTCCATCGCCATCCACAAGAcgtcaccatcatcatcaccatcatcaccacAACAACAGGCATCATAGGCATCATGAAGTCCCGACAGCTCGTCGCCAGCATAATCATTCGCAAGATTCTGGACGCTCTAGCGACAGTTCGGTATCCCACAGTCGAACGTCTTTGGAATCGACCGGCTACCGACTGCTGGACTCTCCGCACCGGCATCATCATCGTTCTGCCACCCAAACGCCAGCGAATCAAGCACAATCATCTCCCAGACAGCACAGCGGTACATTGGAAGCCAGGGGCCATAAGAGCGGAACATTGGAAAGTGTGAAGAATCAGAAGTCTGTGCCGCTGGGTGAACCACCGCCATTAGGTTTATCGCTTTCAACTAGCACCCCTCTCTTCAAGAAGAAGACATTTGTTGACTCGCAACGCGAGGTTAGGGCAGGGAATTTAGAAttggaaaagaataaaaatg GTAGGGAAAGTAGTAGAGGCTCATACGGTCCTGAACCGAGCACTTCGCCATATCGTGATTCGTTGATGGAGTCTAGAATATTCAGGCAAGAGATGCCACCGTACCGTCCGCCAGAAGTTCAATTGAGTCATAGTTATAAATCACAGGGCGAGAAGTATGGCTCCCTGGTGGAAAGTAGTAACCGTTATCATAGAGATAGGGAAAGAGAGATTCATCATAGGGAAAGAGTAAATAGTTTGGACAAGACAAACACGTCAGCCTTTTATCCAAGTTCCATGCATTCGCGTAATATGAATAAGCAAGATAACACTGGTAGTATAGGAAGAAGGCATCACGGAGGTTCGGTGTCCCTTTCCGAAGCAAATAAAGATGCGTACAACGTCATGATGGCGGATTGGAATGAACCATCAGGGGTTCAGAAAAGCCTTGTCAGGGGCACCGGAGGACTCTTAAGTGGCGCGTCGAAGCAAAGGAGCGTCGAGGTtgcggagagggagagagagcgtgAACGCGACAGAGAGAAACAGTATAGAAGGAACACAGCGTGCAATAACTCGATGGATT GTGTGCCGCAGCCATTAGCTCGAAGCTACAGTTTTGTACAGCAACAGAAGCAGCAGCAAAAGATACAGCAGATGCACCAGCAGCAATCGAGGAGAAGGGACAGGGATGACGATTCGATGCATGAACGTTACTTAATAAGTCAGAGCCACGAGCAACCTAGGCAGAGGCTCAGCAGCAACACTAGCAGTAGCAATAGCAGTAATAGTAGCAGTAATAGTGCCGTAGGTGAGGAGACGGAGGGACTCACAGAAGGGGACGACAGTAAGAAGAAGAGAAGCAACGGGAACCCGAGTCCGCCTCCGTCTCCATTCTACGGGAATCCGTTGTCCGACGCCGATTACTTGTTGCCGCTTCAACATTATATTCTGCAACAGGCGAAACTCTCAG GTTGTTATAAGTTCGGAGATCCTTTGTTGGTAGAAGAAGGTGACGATTCCTTGGACGAGGAGGGCGGAAGAGGCGAGGATATCGGCGGGAGAGCCGAAGACGATTCTGATGATCAGTTCGCAGATGACGAGGCAGCCAGCAACCAGGGTGATTCTTCTAGCCAAGAGTACCTTGAAGATCATTACGCAG ATTTAGGTAATTACGACACCGCAGGCTTAGCGACTTACTACAACACTGCGGACACGCTGACGAGGCCACAAGTGCGACCACCGTCACCACCGAATACCATATCGCAAACAGAGATCCGTGACAGCGTGACGACTACGAGACAAGTTACCGTACCAACGTGTACCATCAGTTCCCTACCCACGATTGGTACCAGCGTAGACAACGTCGACTCGGAAGAGGCAAGACGAAACGACAGTGCCGGCGGCGGCGATATCGAGAAATACGCACAAGACAATCTCAACTTGAACTGCGGGCGACCGAAGGGTTTGAGACTTCTCTTCCGGAAGAAGTTCAGCGTTCGAGACATTCTGAGCTGGTCGAAGGATCCTATACCGCAACCGATGCTCGTCGTCGTGGACGGGGAAAAGCTACTGAAACGGGAGGCTTGCAATTTATTCAGGCTGGTGCAAGTGTACATGGGTGACCGGAAGGCAAACGTAGGGATGACGTTGGACAGTGTGGCTATGGACATTGTAAATACCGCGTTCTCGAAGCCGCCGTTACGGGATGAACTGTACGTTCAGATCTGCAGGCAAACCACAGAGAATCCGCGGAAAGAGAGCCTCCGCCGTGGCTGGGAGCTGATGGCCGTTTGCCTGGCCTTCGTTCCACCTAGCGCAACGTTCGAGCCCTATCTTGAAGGCTACATGAACAGACACCGCGATCCGAATTTCCAGTTCCCGGAAGTGGCCAAGTGGCCGATCCACGTTCAGGTTAGTCACTACGCGACAGTCGCCTGTCGACGCCTTCAGCGAATCGGTGCGCACGGCAAGCGGCAACCACGAAAGGCTACCATAGAAGACATTGATCAAGCAAGG ATTCAAATCTTCCGAGCGTCTATGTTCGGGGCGACGCTCTCGGAAGTGATGGCGTTGCAAAGAGACAGATACCCGAACCGAGAGTTACCATGGATACAAACCACGCTAACACGGCAGGTATTGGCCCGCGGTGGTATATTGACCGAGGGTATTTTCAGGGTGTCCGCGGACGCGGATGAGGTTAGCGCTTTGAAGGCTTGCCTGGACAGGTTCGAGGACGGCACGATTCTGGCTGCTCCCCAGGATGCTCACGCGCCCGCTTCTTTGTTGAAACTATGGGTACGCGAGCTGTACGAGCCGCTGATACCTGATTCCTTTTACGCGGAGTGCGTCTCGATGAGACACGACGACGCCGAGGTGTCCGCAGCGAACGTCGCTGCGCTCGTCGATCGATTGCCCGACCTGAATCGTCGGGTGCTGTGCCACTTGATACGGTTTCTACAG ATATTCGCGAGACCCGAGGTGGTTGCCCGCACCAAAATGGACGCGAACAATCTGGCGATGGTGATGGCGCCGAACATACTGCGGTGCACCTCGCAAGATCCGCGCGTGATCTTGGAGAACGCGCGAAAAGAAATGGCTTTTGTTCGTACTCTTATCGAGTCATTAGAAACCGCTTGGGTCGATGATCTTCACTGA